In Gossypium arboreum isolate Shixiya-1 chromosome 6, ASM2569848v2, whole genome shotgun sequence, the following are encoded in one genomic region:
- the LOC108484001 gene encoding ribulose bisphosphate carboxylase/oxygenase activase 1, chloroplastic-like produces the protein MAAAISTVAAAAAANRALGVSVPTSAFMGKKVSSRFNNTRQVPSGSFKVMAAEKEIDEETQTEKDRWKGLAYDISDDQQDITRGKGMVDSLFQAPMNDGTHYAVMSSYEYISQGLKTYNLDNNMDGFYIAPAFMDKLVVHISKNFMSLPNIKVPLILGIWGGKGQGKSFQCELVFAKMGINPIMMSAGELESGNAGEPAKLIRQRYREAADIIKKGKMCALFINDLDAGAGRMGGTTQYTVNNQMVNATLMNIADNPTNVQLPGMYNKEENPRVPIIVTGNDFSTLYAPLIRDGRMEKFYWAPTRDDRIGVCKGIFRTDNVRDEDIVKLVDTFPGQSIDFFGALRARVYDDEVRKWISEVGVASVGKKLVNSREGPPTFEQPKMTIEKLLEYGNMLVAEQENVKRVQLADKYLSEAALGEANEDSINRGTFYGKAAQQVGVPVPEGCTDPNADNFDPTARSDDGTCTYKF, from the exons ATGGCTGCAGCCATCTCCACCGTCGCCGCCGCTGCCGCCGCCAACCGAGCTCTGGGAGTGTCAGTCCCAACCTCAGCTTTCATGGGGAAGAAAGTGAGCTCGAGATTCAACAACACCAGGCAGGTTCCTTCGGGAAGTTTTAAGGTGATGGCGGCGGAAAAAGAGATAGATGAAGAGACACAGACCGAAAAGGACCGATGGAAAGGGTTGGCTTACGATATTTCGGACGACCAACAAGACATTACTCGAGGGAAAGGGATGGTGGATTCCTTGTTCCAAGCTCCCATGAATGATGGAACTCACTATGCTGTCATGAGTTCCTATGAATACATCAGCCAAGGTCTTAAAAC gtACAATTTGGACAACAACATGGATGGTTTCTACATCGCTCCTGCATTCATGGACAAGCTTGTTGTTCACATCAGCAAGAACTTCATGTCCCTCCCTAACATTAAGGTTCCTCTAATCCTGGGTATTTGGGGAGGCAAAGGTCAAGGAAAATCTTTCCAATGTGAGCTTGTGTTTGCCAAGATGGGTATCAA CCCCATCATGATGAGTGCCGGAGAACTGGAAAGTGGAAACGCCGGTGAACCAGCCAAGTTGATCAGGCAAAGGTACCGTGAAGCCGCCGACATAATCAAAAAGGGCAAAATGTGCGCCTTGTTCATTAACGATCTCGATGCTGGTGCCGGTCGTATGGGAGGAACCACCCAATACACCGTCAACAACCAGATGGTTAACGCTACCCTCATGAACATCGCCGATAACCCCACCAACGTCCAGCTCCCCGGTATGTACAACAAGGAAGAGAACCCCCGTGTCCCCATCATCGTCACTGGTAACGATTTCTCCACACTGTATGCTCCTCTCATCCGTGACGGTCGTATGGAGAAATTTTACTGGGCACCAACTAGGGACGACCGTATCGGTGTTTGCAAAGGTATTTTCAGGACCGACAACGTCCGAGATGAAGACATTGTTAAGCTCGTCGACACCTTCCCCGGCCAATCCATCG ATTTCTTCGGTGCCTTGAGGGCTCGGGTTTACGATGACGAAGTGAGGAAATGGATCAGTGAGGTCGGAGTCGCAAGCGTAGGGAAGAAGTTAGTGAACTCAAGGGAAGGACCTCCAACATTTGAGCAGCCAAAAATGACCATTGAAAAGCTATTGGAATATGGAAACATGCTTGTTGCTGAGCAAGAGAATGTTAAGAGAGTCCAATTGGCTGACAAATACTTGAGTGAAGCTGCCCTTGGTGAAGCTAATGAAGATTCCATCAATAGAGGAACTTTCTATG GCAAAGCAGCACAACAAGTTGGGGTTCCAGTTCCCGAAGGGTGCACTGATCCAAATGCTGATAACTTTGATCCAACGGCTAGAAGTGATGATGGAACTTGCACTTACAAATTCTAG